From the Patescibacteria group bacterium genome, one window contains:
- the acs gene encoding acetate--CoA ligase — protein sequence MNPKKIDKRELVDVLNISQKLYRPSRQIIKNALVKDYKEISKKASANPLKFWEEAAKELEWFKPWKKIFVASGAPFFKWFVGGQTNLAYNALDRHIKTKIKNKTAILWEDETGRTRKYTYWQLYQEVNKLVNALRGAGIKKGDRIAVYMPNIPEIAIAMLACAKIGAVHSVVYAGYSAGALAERIKDARAKILFTADGSFRRGKAINLKDIAGEAVKSCRTIKKVIVVKNNRKKVKFNKRRDIWYHDFIKGQAPIAKAAKMEAEDPVFVLYTSGTTSKPKGVVHAHGGYMVGVLRTIKWVFDLHGQEIFWCTADPGWITGHSYIIYGPLLAGVTTLMYEGVPDMPKPDRIWKIVEKYRVNVLYTAPTLIRAMMKYGAKWPRQHKMPSLRILGSVGEPINPEAWEWYYKYVGKKRCPIMDTWWQTETGMNMITPLPSVPLKAGSVGKPFPGIIADVLDKNGRKVSVGKGGYLVIKNQWPSMIRTVFNDPKRYKKTYWSQIKGVYFTGDVAFRDKDGYFWVQGRIDDVLKIAGHRIGTAEVESAFASHRSVAEAGVIGVPDEVKGEVIKAFIILKQGIKQSDLLVQDLKQQVRKTLGPMAVIKDIAFVDKLPKTRSGKIMRRVLRAKELGLPLGDVSALV from the coding sequence ATGAACCCCAAAAAAATTGATAAAAGGGAACTGGTTGATGTTTTGAATATCTCCCAAAAATTATACAGGCCTTCCAGGCAAATAATCAAGAATGCTCTTGTTAAAGATTATAAGGAGATTTCCAAGAAAGCTTCGGCTAATCCTCTTAAATTCTGGGAAGAAGCCGCCAAAGAACTGGAATGGTTCAAGCCTTGGAAAAAAATTTTTGTGGCTAGCGGAGCGCCTTTTTTTAAATGGTTTGTCGGAGGTCAAACCAATTTGGCTTATAATGCCCTTGATCGGCACATAAAGACTAAAATTAAAAATAAAACAGCTATCCTTTGGGAGGATGAGACCGGCCGCACCAGAAAATATACTTATTGGCAGCTTTATCAGGAGGTAAACAAATTAGTTAATGCTTTGCGGGGGGCAGGGATCAAAAAAGGCGATCGGATAGCCGTTTATATGCCGAATATTCCGGAAATCGCGATAGCTATGCTGGCTTGCGCGAAAATAGGCGCTGTCCATTCCGTGGTTTACGCCGGCTATTCGGCCGGGGCGTTGGCGGAAAGGATAAAAGACGCCAGGGCGAAAATATTATTTACGGCTGACGGCAGTTTTAGGCGGGGAAAGGCGATTAACTTGAAAGATATTGCTGGCGAAGCGGTAAAAAGTTGCCGGACGATAAAAAAAGTGATTGTTGTTAAGAATAATAGAAAAAAAGTGAAATTTAATAAGAGGCGGGATATTTGGTACCATGATTTTATCAAGGGCCAGGCGCCGATTGCCAAAGCGGCAAAAATGGAGGCGGAAGATCCGGTTTTTGTTCTTTACACTTCGGGCACAACTTCCAAGCCCAAGGGGGTGGTCCATGCCCATGGCGGTTATATGGTGGGCGTGCTTAGAACTATAAAATGGGTATTTGATTTGCACGGCCAGGAAATTTTTTGGTGCACGGCGGATCCGGGATGGATTACCGGGCATAGTTATATAATTTATGGCCCGTTATTGGCCGGCGTAACAACTTTGATGTATGAAGGCGTTCCGGATATGCCTAAACCGGATCGGATTTGGAAAATAGTGGAAAAGTATCGGGTTAATGTCTTATATACCGCCCCGACTTTAATAAGGGCAATGATGAAATATGGAGCTAAGTGGCCGCGGCAACACAAGATGCCGAGTTTGCGCATTTTGGGTTCAGTCGGAGAGCCGATAAATCCCGAGGCCTGGGAATGGTATTATAAATATGTTGGCAAAAAACGCTGCCCGATTATGGATACCTGGTGGCAGACGGAAACGGGTATGAACATGATAACTCCTCTGCCCAGCGTTCCCTTAAAAGCCGGAAGCGTTGGAAAACCTTTTCCCGGTATAATAGCGGATGTTTTGGATAAGAATGGCCGAAAAGTATCAGTTGGCAAGGGTGGGTATTTGGTGATAAAAAATCAATGGCCAAGCATGATCAGAACCGTTTTTAACGACCCCAAAAGGTATAAAAAAACATATTGGAGCCAGATTAAGGGCGTGTATTTTACCGGCGATGTGGCTTTCAGGGATAAAGACGGATATTTTTGGGTTCAGGGACGGATAGACGATGTTCTAAAAATAGCCGGGCACAGGATTGGCACGGCCGAAGTGGAGAGCGCTTTTGCCTCCCACAGGTCCGTGGCGGAGGCGGGAGTTATCGGCGTGCCCGACGAGGTCAAGGGTGAGGTGATAAAAGCTTTTATAATTTTGAAACAAGGCATAAAACAATCAGATTTATTGGTTCAAGATTTAAAGCAACAGGTGAGGAAGACTCTAGGGCCGATGGCGGTTATAAAAGACATTGCTTTTGTTGATAAATTGCCGAAGACTAGAAGCGGAAAAATCATGAGAAGAGTCCTCAGGGCCAAAGAATTGGGTTTGCCGCTGGGCGATGTAAGCGCCTTGGTATAG
- a CDS encoding trimeric intracellular cation channel family protein, with product MYFLDLLGTLAFAIGGAYKAKSRKLNIFGVIFLGAITAVGGGTVRDLIIGRTPLFYLKDPYYLALCLIAGLATYLLPAFFKRRYAIFRFIDSIGLATFIIIGTSISYGHLFSPLNLPSIISALSCIFLGMLTGVGGGILRDATMGDTPFALKEGSNYVASAFWGAALFYLLMFINNPLAVFISMAATLILREIISPFGIYKKRKAFFKKQVNY from the coding sequence ATGTACTTCCTTGACCTCCTGGGCACTCTGGCTTTTGCCATTGGCGGAGCCTATAAAGCCAAATCAAGAAAATTAAATATTTTTGGGGTAATCTTTTTGGGCGCGATTACGGCCGTAGGCGGGGGCACAGTCAGAGATTTAATCATCGGCCGCACCCCTCTTTTCTATTTGAAAGACCCCTATTATCTCGCCCTCTGCCTAATCGCCGGTTTGGCGACCTATCTTCTGCCGGCTTTTTTCAAAAGAAGATATGCGATTTTTCGCTTTATTGATTCAATTGGTTTGGCGACTTTTATTATTATCGGAACCTCAATAAGCTATGGCCATCTTTTTTCCCCCCTAAATCTCCCCAGCATAATCTCCGCCTTGTCTTGTATATTTTTGGGCATGCTTACCGGCGTTGGCGGCGGCATCTTGAGAGACGCAACCATGGGCGACACGCCATTTGCCTTAAAAGAAGGTTCAAATTACGTTGCCAGCGCTTTCTGGGGAGCCGCTCTTTTTTATTTGCTGATGTTTATTAATAATCCCTTGGCCGTCTTTATTTCTATGGCCGCCACCTTGATTTTGAGGGAAATTATTTCTCCTTTCGGAATCTATAAAAAAAGAAAGGCGTTTTTCAAAAAACAGGTTAATTATTAA
- the rpoC gene encoding DNA-directed RNA polymerase subunit beta' produces MLNPIRTTDFDAIKLKLASPEVILSWSHGEVIRPETINYRTQKPEKDGLFCEKIFGPAKDWECSCGKYKKIRYKGIICDKCGVEVTRSIVRRERMGHITLQSPCSHIWFLRGISSKIGLILNLSIQALERVIYFASFIITDVDEGLKAATLEQIKTEYKQKKKSIENDFNRQVGEIKNKKGKLLQESRKEEEIDEKLSSEIDAIASAKEEKIAKLDNAFSQAQKELRELKPLLIISEDTYQNLSIKYGHIFEAGIGAEAVRKLLARIDLEKDIKELEEGLKIAIDSKKDKIIKRLKLLKSLAANNIRPEWMILTTVPVIPPDLRPMVALDGGRFAASDLNDLYRRVINRNNRLKQLIGLNAPEVICRNEKRMLQEAVDALIDNSARRSKTVVASTGQKRQLKSLADSLKGKQGRFRQNLLGKRIDYSGRSVIVVNPKLNLDQCGLPKIMALELFKPFIISKLIKKEVVHNVRSASRFIEAGYDEVWDILEEIVKKSYVLLNRAPTLHRLGIQAFKPVLIEGKAIQIHPLVCSAFNADFDGDQMAVHVPLTQEALSEAKNIMLSSHNLLKPATGDPVVTPNQDIVWGAYYMTGERASDKPEEKLKSFTSEEEAELAYETDHILLDEPIRVRLGKDEKLTKTTIGKIIFNSLLPEKLRFINKIVGKGELKNLIKDCLRLYGEEVTVKTIDGLKNKSFEFITKSGLSWGMGDLPSLPKKDELISKANGQVEIIQEQFEEGLLTESERYSKIIELWTGVKEQIAGICKEGLPSDGPVYSMIESGARGSWAQPVQILGMKGLVTSPSGDIIELPVKGNFKEGFGVLEYFISTHGVRKGLSDTALRTANAGYLTRRLVDVAQDVIITEEDCGDTEGIVITKKESDEAMGEDFFKRIVGRFLAKDIKSKTGKILIKAGELLSEEIVEKLKKENIEEICLRSTLSCRLAKGVCAKCYGYDLGYNKPVVLGTSVGIIAAQSIGEPGTQLTMRTFHTGGVAGHEDITQGLPRVEEIFEARPPKRKAIMADVSGKVKIEAAQKAIKDENGKEILVANPQVKVLKINYKGAEAEKYYFSEVSGESKAESKSGSKKAETKILVKDGEEVKKGDDLFSAGGKKIKTKGDGKVKIEEKYIKIFTEVDKIREFMIPKGTMIWVKDGDEVKKGDQLTEGSLDLHQLYKLRGRLDTQKYIIKEIQYVYSSQGQPLNDKHVEIIARQMFSRYLIKDAGGTNLLSGEVVEEKVLRRADENIKKPAKTERLLLGITKASLSTDSFLSAASFQETPRVLIEAAVNGKIDYLEGLKENVIIGCLIPAGTGYKGNKKRIEYEK; encoded by the coding sequence ATGTTAAATCCTATAAGAACAACTGATTTTGACGCTATAAAATTAAAATTGGCTTCGCCTGAAGTTATTTTGTCATGGTCTCACGGCGAGGTTATCCGGCCGGAAACAATAAACTACCGGACGCAAAAACCGGAAAAAGACGGGCTTTTTTGCGAAAAAATTTTTGGGCCGGCCAAAGATTGGGAATGTTCTTGCGGTAAATATAAAAAAATACGCTATAAGGGCATTATCTGCGATAAGTGCGGCGTGGAAGTGACTCGTTCAATTGTCCGGCGGGAAAGAATGGGCCATATTACTTTGCAGTCCCCTTGTTCCCATATCTGGTTTTTGCGGGGGATTTCTTCCAAGATCGGCCTAATCTTGAATTTAAGCATCCAGGCCCTGGAAAGAGTTATTTATTTCGCGAGTTTTATAATTACAGATGTGGACGAGGGCTTAAAGGCGGCTACTTTGGAGCAGATAAAAACAGAGTACAAGCAGAAAAAGAAGTCAATCGAAAATGACTTTAACCGGCAGGTTGGAGAAATAAAGAATAAGAAAGGGAAATTATTGCAGGAAAGCCGCAAAGAGGAGGAAATTGACGAAAAGCTTTCTTCGGAAATAGACGCCATAGCTTCAGCCAAGGAAGAAAAGATAGCCAAGCTTGATAATGCTTTTAGCCAGGCCCAGAAAGAATTAAGGGAATTAAAGCCGCTTTTGATTATTTCAGAAGATACTTACCAGAATTTAAGCATAAAATACGGCCATATTTTTGAAGCCGGCATCGGAGCCGAAGCAGTTAGAAAATTACTGGCAAGAATTGATTTGGAAAAGGATATAAAGGAATTGGAAGAGGGTTTGAAGATTGCCATTGATTCAAAGAAAGATAAAATAATAAAGCGCTTGAAGCTATTGAAGAGTTTGGCGGCTAATAATATTCGGCCGGAATGGATGATTCTAACAACCGTTCCCGTAATTCCGCCCGACCTGCGGCCGATGGTGGCTTTAGATGGCGGCCGTTTTGCCGCTTCCGACCTAAACGACTTATATCGCCGCGTAATCAACCGAAACAACCGGCTAAAACAGCTAATCGGCCTGAACGCGCCGGAAGTTATCTGCCGCAACGAAAAAAGAATGTTGCAGGAAGCGGTTGACGCCTTAATTGATAACTCCGCCCGCCGAAGCAAAACCGTGGTGGCTTCCACCGGGCAGAAACGCCAGCTTAAATCTTTGGCCGATTCCTTAAAGGGAAAACAAGGCCGTTTCCGCCAGAATTTATTGGGCAAAAGAATTGACTACTCCGGCCGAAGCGTTATTGTCGTAAATCCAAAGCTTAATTTAGACCAGTGCGGTTTGCCCAAAATTATGGCCCTGGAATTATTCAAGCCCTTTATTATCAGCAAATTGATAAAAAAAGAAGTTGTCCATAATGTCCGCAGCGCTTCCCGTTTTATAGAAGCCGGTTATGACGAGGTTTGGGATATTTTAGAAGAAATTGTAAAGAAATCTTACGTCCTTCTAAATCGGGCTCCGACCCTGCACCGTCTGGGCATTCAGGCTTTTAAGCCGGTTTTGATAGAGGGAAAAGCCATTCAAATTCATCCTTTGGTTTGCAGCGCTTTCAACGCCGATTTTGACGGAGACCAAATGGCGGTTCATGTGCCTTTAACGCAAGAGGCTTTGTCTGAAGCTAAAAATATTATGCTTTCTTCCCATAATTTATTAAAACCGGCAACCGGAGATCCGGTCGTAACTCCCAACCAAGATATTGTTTGGGGCGCTTATTATATGACGGGGGAAAGAGCCTCGGATAAGCCGGAGGAAAAACTAAAAAGTTTTACCAGCGAAGAAGAAGCGGAATTGGCCTATGAAACTGACCATATTCTTCTCGATGAGCCCATCAGAGTGCGGCTTGGAAAAGATGAAAAATTAACCAAGACCACAATCGGGAAAATAATTTTTAACAGCCTCCTTCCCGAGAAATTGCGTTTTATAAATAAAATTGTGGGCAAAGGAGAATTAAAAAATTTGATAAAAGATTGTTTGCGCCTTTACGGAGAAGAGGTGACGGTAAAAACCATTGACGGATTGAAAAACAAAAGTTTTGAATTTATCACCAAAAGCGGCCTTTCCTGGGGGATGGGAGATTTGCCGAGTTTGCCTAAAAAAGATGAATTAATTTCCAAAGCCAACGGGCAGGTGGAAATCATCCAAGAACAATTTGAAGAAGGGCTTTTGACCGAAAGCGAGCGTTATAGCAAAATTATTGAATTGTGGACCGGCGTCAAGGAACAAATAGCCGGTATCTGCAAAGAGGGTTTGCCCAGCGACGGTCCGGTATATTCTATGATTGAATCGGGCGCTCGCGGCTCTTGGGCCCAGCCAGTCCAAATTCTCGGCATGAAAGGTTTGGTAACTTCTCCCTCCGGCGATATTATTGAGTTGCCGGTAAAAGGCAATTTTAAAGAAGGTTTTGGAGTTTTGGAATATTTTATTTCCACCCATGGTGTCCGCAAAGGCTTATCCGATACGGCTCTGCGAACCGCTAACGCCGGTTATTTGACCAGGCGCTTGGTTGATGTCGCCCAGGACGTTATTATCACCGAAGAAGATTGCGGCGATACGGAAGGCATAGTTATTACGAAAAAAGAAAGTGATGAAGCAATGGGAGAAGATTTTTTCAAAAGAATTGTGGGCCGTTTTCTCGCTAAAGACATTAAAAGCAAAACCGGAAAAATTTTAATCAAAGCCGGCGAATTATTATCCGAAGAAATAGTGGAAAAATTAAAAAAGGAAAATATAGAGGAAATTTGCTTGAGGTCAACTTTGTCTTGTCGGCTGGCCAAGGGAGTCTGCGCCAAATGTTACGGCTATGACCTGGGCTATAATAAGCCGGTCGTTTTAGGCACTTCAGTCGGAATCATTGCCGCCCAGTCAATCGGCGAACCGGGCACCCAGCTTACCATGAGGACATTCCACACGGGAGGCGTGGCCGGGCATGAAGATATTACCCAGGGTTTGCCCAGGGTGGAAGAAATTTTTGAAGCCCGTCCGCCAAAAAGAAAAGCGATTATGGCTGATGTTTCCGGAAAAGTAAAAATAGAGGCCGCCCAAAAAGCCATTAAAGACGAAAATGGCAAAGAAATTTTGGTAGCCAATCCCCAGGTTAAAGTTTTAAAGATTAACTATAAGGGCGCGGAAGCGGAAAAATATTACTTTTCCGAAGTAAGCGGGGAGAGCAAGGCGGAAAGCAAGAGCGGGAGCAAAAAGGCGGAGACAAAAATTTTAGTTAAAGACGGGGAAGAAGTAAAAAAAGGAGACGATTTATTTTCGGCAGGAGGAAAGAAAATAAAAACCAAGGGAGACGGAAAAGTAAAAATTGAGGAAAAATACATAAAGATTTTTACCGAAGTGGATAAAATAAGGGAGTTTATGATTCCTAAGGGGACGATGATTTGGGTAAAGGACGGAGATGAGGTCAAAAAGGGCGACCAATTAACAGAAGGCAGCCTTGACCTGCACCAACTCTATAAGTTGCGGGGCCGTTTGGACACACAGAAATATATTATAAAAGAAATTCAGTATGTTTATTCTTCCCAGGGCCAGCCATTAAATGATAAGCACGTGGAAATAATCGCTCGCCAGATGTTTTCCCGTTATTTGATAAAAGATGCGGGCGGCACGAATCTTCTTTCCGGAGAAGTGGTGGAGGAGAAGGTTTTGCGCCGGGCAGACGAAAATATAAAAAAACCGGCGAAGACCGAACGTTTGCTTTTGGGCATAACTAAAGCATCATTGTCTACTGACAGCTTTTTGTCCGCTGCTTCTTTTCAGGAAACGCCGCGGGTTCTGATTGAGGCGGCCGTGAATGGCAAGATTGATTATCTGGAAGGCCTGAAGGAAAACGTTATTATCGGCTGCTTAATTCCGGCCGGTACCGGCTATAAGGGAAATAAAAAGAGAATTGAATACGAAAAATAA